The window GCGATCCCAAGGGGCAGCAGGATCAACTGTTGTAGCATCGATGGAAGGGACTCGACCTGTACTTGTTGAAATACAAGCATTAATTTCTCCGACAAGCTTTGGAAATCCAAGAAGAATGGCAACTGGAATTGATCATAACCGTGTATCACTTCTAATGGCAGTTTTAGAGAAACGAGTGGGGATGCTTTTGCAAAATCAGGATGCCTACCTTAAGGTTGCGGGTGGGGTGAAGCTTGATGAACCAGCAATCGATTTAGCAGTTGCGGTTAGCATTGCTTCAAGTTTTCGCGATTCCCCAACAAGGGCTACGGATTGTATTATTGGAGAAGTAGGCTTAACAGGAGAAGTACGAAGAGTTTCAAGAATAGAGCAACGGGTTCAGGAAGCAGCAAAATTAGGATTTGAACGAATTATTCTCCCTGAGAACAATCTAGGTGGCTGGAAATGTCCGAAAGGGATTGAATTAATCGGGGTTTCCTCAGTTCAGCAAGCGTTACAAGCAACTTTAGGTAAATAGACATAATTTATTGAAATAGTGAATAGGTCAATTTTCCTGAAGTAAGGCTTGAAGGATGTATTTTCCTATGGTAGAATTATACATTTGATTGACACCCTATTTTTCCCATGCTACCCTTATCATGTGGTTTCATTATTTCCCGAGGATATTCCCCGATTTTGAAACCTTTTATAGGTTAATACGTATATAATATCAATTTATTTCATTATTATTACATTCTTAAAAAACTATGTAAAACAGGTTTCAATTTAGTCAAATTGTTTATAATGAATAGATAGGAGGTGAAGGAATGTTAAAACGAATTATTCAAGCTTGTTTTTTAATAATCGGGGGGACATTGGGTATTTTCTTAATCCCTGATTTATTGAAATTAATAAATTTTGACAACATTCCTCTAATCAACAATCCATATATATCCGCAATTTTTGGTGCACTTATTTTTTATCTTATTACCTTTTGGGCAGTAGATTATTTTACTGATTTTATGAAATGGGTAGAGGAATCTCTTGTCAGGGCTCCGATTACGGATATTATCTTTGGAAGTGTTGGTTTAGTTTTTGGTTTGGTGGTAGCTTTTTTAATAGGTTTTGCTTTAAATGCAATCCAAGTACCTGTTATTAATACAGTTGCTCCAATTTTATTAACATTATTATTTGGTTATTTAGGTTATCAAGTAGGTTTTAAAAAGCGTGATGAATTATCAAACTTATTTTCAAACAAGAAGAAGAGGGCTGGGGATGAGGAGTCTGATAAACAGGAGCTCCTAACCGCCATGAAAATATTAGATACTAGCGTGATTATTGATGGAAGAATAGCTGATATTTGTCAGACCGGTTTTTTGGAAGGAACCATTGTGATTCCGCAATTTGTGTTAGAGGAATTACAGCATATTGCTGATTCATCTGATGTATTAAAACGAAATCGCGGTCGAAGAGGCCTTGATATTTTAAACCGGATTCAAAAGGAATTGGCTATTAAAGTTGAAATTTATGAAGGCGATTTTGAAGAAATTCAAGAAGTTGATAGCAAGCTAGTAAAATTAGCGAAAATAACAAACGGTGTTGTTGTTACGAATGATTTTAATTTAAACAAGGTTTGCGAATTGCAAAATGTTTCAGTCCTAAATATTAATGATTTAGCCAATGCGGTAAAACCGGTTGTTTTACCAGGGGAAGAAATGAATGTTCAAGTTATTAAAGATGGAAAAGAACACAATCAAGGTGTTGCTTACTTGGATGATGGAACGATGATTGTGGTCGAGGACGGTCGAGATTATATAGGAAAGCGGATCGACGTTCTTGTTACAAGTGTCTTGCAAACTTCTGCAGGAAGAATGATTTTTGCAAAACCAAAATTGCTTGAAAAAGCGCTATAATTAGAGGAGAGTATCTATGGGTTATCAGGTTGTAATCCCGGCAGCTGGTCAAGGGAAAAGAATGAGAGCGGGGAAAAATAAGCTTCTTCTTCCTTTGAACGGAATACCTGTACTGATTCATACCTTATTGGTTTTTGAAGAAGATGAGGACTGTGATGGTATCGTTTTGGCTATTCAGCCGAGCGATGAGTTAGAGTTTTCAAAACTTATCAAGAAATATAAAATTAATAAAGTTCTATCATTTGCATCTGGTGGGAATGAGCGGCAGGATAGTGTCTACAATGCCCTCCAAGCGGTAAAGTCTGAAGGGATTGTTCTTGTTCATGATGGAGCAAGGCCGTTTATTCATGAAGAAACAATCCACCTAGTCACAGCCGCTGCCCAAAAGGATGGTGCAGCAGTTGTGGCAGTTCCGGTAAAGGATACGATAAAAAAGGTGCATGATAAAAAAATCGTGGAAACCGTTGAACGTTCCAGCTTGTGGGCTGTCCAAACCCCACAAGCTTTTCGTATTTCCATCTTACTAGATGCACATCATTGTGCTCAAAGGGAAGGTTTCCTTGGTACAGATGAAGCCAGTTTAGTAGAAAGAATTCCCTACAGTATTACTATTGTTGAAGGAAGCTACGACAATATTAAGCTAACTACACCTGAGGATTTGTACTTTGCTGATGCAATAATAAGAAAACGTCAATCAATAGGACGTTAAAACGAAAAGCGGAAGCGGCTCGCTCAGCCCCGACAAGCTTAAGGCGAATCACGCAAGAGACGATAGGATCTGGAGAGATTAGACTTAAGACCTCGAGGGGCTAGCCGCTGGAGCTAGACAAAGGAGAATGTTTCTATGTTTCGGATCGGACAAGGCTTTGATGTTCATCAATTAACAGAGGGTCGCCCCCTTATTATCGGGGGAATAGCCATTCCATACGAGAAAGGCTTATTAGGCCACTCAGATGCCGATGTGCTTTTACATACTATTGCTGATGCTCTCCTTGGTGCTATTGGAGCAGGAGATATCGGAAAACATTTCCCAGATACTGATCCGGCTTTTAAAAATGCTGATTCAGCACATCTTTTAGAGCATGTATATCAAATTGTTAAAGAAGCAGGTTATGAGGTAGTTAACGCAGATTGTACGATTATTGCTCAGAAGCCGAAAATGGCGCCATATATTGAGCCTATGAAGAGTAGAATAGCTGAGATATTACAAGTAGCCAATAATCAAATAAATGTAAAAGCTACGACAACCGAAAAGCTAGGCTTTGCAGGACGCGAGGAAGGGATTGCTGCTCAAGCTGTAGTTTTATTAAAAAGGGTACTTTAGTCTTTATTAGAAATTTGTCTGATGCTACAATATATCAGAAATAGGAATACAGGAGGAAGTAAGCATGTCAAAAAATATTCGTGTACGCTATGCGCCTAGTCCAACTGGGCACTTACATATTGGTAATGCTCGTACGGCACTGTTTAATTACTTATTTGCCCGGAATCTTGGGGGAAAATTCATCATCCGTATCGAGGATACTGACCAAAAACGTAATATTGAGGGTGGAGAGCAGAGCCAATTAAAATATTTGAAATGGCTTGGAATGGACTGGGATGAAAGTATTGACGTTGGTGGGGAATACGGACCATACCGTCAATCTGAACGAAACGATATATATGAAAAACACTTCAACGATCTTCTTGAAAAAGGTCAAGCATATAAATGCTATTGTACCGAAGCAGAGCTTGAGGCAGAAAGAGAAGAACAAACTGCGAAAGGCGATACACCTGCCTATTCGGGAAAATGCCGTCATTTAACAGAAGAGGATCGTGCAAAGTTAGAAGCTGAAGGAAGAAAGCCAAGTATTCGTTTTCTAGTTCCTCAAGGGAAAGTTTACTCTTTTGATGATATGGTAAAAGGTGTTGTTTCTTTCGAATCTGAAGGAATCGGTGACTTTGTTATTGTGAAAAAAGACGGGATTCCAACCTATAATTTTGCTGTCACTGTCGATGATTATTTAATGGACATCTCACATGTCCTACGTGGAGATGACCATATATCTAATACACCGAAACAACTAATGATTTATGAAGCATTAGGGTGGGAGCCGCCTGTTTTTGGGCACATGACCTTAATTGTTAATGAGAGCAGAAAGAAATTAAGTAAACGTGATGAAAGTATTATTCAGTTTATTGAGCAATATGAGCAACTAGGATATATTCCTGAAGCATTATTTAACTTTATTGCCTTGCTTGGCTGGTCACCTACTGGTGAGGAAGAAATTTTTTCAAAAGAAGAGTTAATAGAGATTTTTGATGCAAAACGTCTATCAAAGTCTCCTGCCTTGTTTGATCAGTTGAAGTTAACTTGGATGAACAATCAATATATGAAAAAAGTGGAGCTTGACCAAACTGTATCGCTAGCATTGCCACATCTAATTAACGCCGGACTCGTTAAAGAGCAAATGGACGAGCAGGAAAGCCAGTGGGTACGAAGCCTAATTTCTCTATATCAAGACCAAATGAGTTATGGGGCGGAAATTGTCGAGCTTTCCAAGTTGTTTTTTAAAGAAGATGTAACGTATGATGAGGAAGCTATGTCTGTTATTTCGGAAGAGCAGGTTCCAGAAGTTTTGAAAGCATTTATAGAGAAAATTGCTGAATTACCAGAGCTTTCAGCACCAGAAATTAGTGCTTCGATTAAAGCGGTTCAAAAGGAAACAGGGCATAAAGGGAAAAAATTATTTATGCCAATAAGAGTGGCTGCCACTGGACAAACCCATGGACCAGATTTACCAAAGGCGATCGCTTTGATTGGAAAAGAGAATATCATAAAAAGATTTAATAATATTTTAAGCAAATAATTATTTTGTTAGTTAACAACCCGAGAAAAATGTAATATAGTAAAAGTATTATAAGTGAGAAAGCGTTGAAGAGGACAAGTAAAAAAACAATGTTTTTCAGAGAGAACCATCTTAGGCTGAAAGTGGTTCAGACCTCTTGTTTTTTGAAATGCCCCTCCGAGTCCCATGTCGAAAGGTCTATTTTCCAAGTAGGCTTGGGCGGACCCCTCCGTTAACAGGTTAAGTTTGAGACCGCATTTTTGTCTTTTTTCCACCTATGAGATATTAGGGGCGTTGGAAGAGGAATCATAACGGTCTAAACAGAGTGGAACCGCGCTATTGGCGTCTCTGTCACCGACAGAGGCGTCTTTTTGTTTTTTGGGGAAATCAAAACTACGGTGTGCTGTTTAAAATAGAGGAATCTTTCATTGACCTTACAAAGGGAGAGAGTGCAATGTTTAAAGTATTAAAAGAGGATTTAGAAGTCATTTTTGAACAGGACCCGGCAGCCAGGACCTATGTAGAAGTTATACTAACCTACTCTGGATTGCATGCAATTTGGTCACACCGATTGGCGCATGGACTTTATAAAAGAAAACTTTATTTTATTGCTCGTGTCATTTCACAGATAAGTCGCTTTTTCACAGGGATTGAAATTCATCCTGGTGCTACAATCGGGAGGAGATTCTTTATTGACCATGGCATGGGTGTTGTAATTGGAGAAACGTGTGAAATAGGGAATAATGTAACTGTATATCAGGGAGTAACATTGGGCGGTACTGGAAAAGAAAAGGGTAAGCGACATCCGACAGTTAAGGATAATGCACTCATTGCTACTGGAGCAAAAGTTCTAGGCTCGATTACAATTGGTGAAAACTCAAAAATTGGGGCAGGAGCAATTGTGCTTAACGATGTTCCTCAGAATTCCACTGTCGTTGGAATAAAAGGAAGAGTAGTTGTCCAAGACGGTGTACGCATTAAAAAGGATCTTAATTACAAAGATTTACCGGACCCAATTGCGGATCGTTTTAAAGAATTAAGTGATGAAATCGAACGACTAAAAGAGGAATTAGATGTGTTGCATAAGGAAAGGAGTCATTAAAAAATGACTATTCAAATTTATAATACACTAACTAGAAAAAAAGAAGAATTTGTCCCCATAGAACCAGGGAAAATTAAAATGTATGTCTGTGGCCCGACAGTTTATAACTATATTCATATTGGTAATGCTCGACCAGCGATTGTTTTTGATACAGTCCGGAGATATTTTGAATTTAGAGGATTTGATGTTCAGTTTATTTCTAACTTTACCGACGTAGACGACAAATTAATTAAAGCAGCAAAAACATTAGGTGAAGATGTTCCAACGATTGCTAACCGCTTTATAGATGCTTACTTTGAAGATGTTTCCGCTTTGGGGTGCAAGCAGGCAAATGTTCACCCGCGTGTTACTGAGAACATGGACATTATTATCGATTTTATTTCTGAGTTAGTGGATAAAGGATTTGCTTATGAATCAGCAGGTGATGTTTATTTTCGAACAAGGAAGTTTGAAGGCTACGGGAAGTTGTCGCATCAATCAATTGATGAGTTAAAGGTTGGAGCCAGGATTGATGTTGGGGAAAAGAAGCAAGATGATTTAGATTTTGCACTATGGAAAGCGGCCAAGGCAGGCGAAATTGCTTGGGAAAGTCCGTGGGGTATGGGCCGTCCTGGTTGGCATATCGAATGCTCAGCGATGGCAAAAAAATATTTAGGTGATACGATCGATATTCACGCTGGTGGACAGGATTTGACTTTTCCACATCACGAAAATGAGATTGCTCAATCAGAAGCATTAAGTGGGAAACCTTTTGCAAGATATTGGATGCATAACGGTTATATTAATATTGATAACGAAAAGATGTCGAAGTCGCTTGGCAATTTCGTATTAGTTCACGATATTATTAAAAAACATGCTCCGGAAGTGGTTCGCTTCTTTATGCTTTCTGTCCATTATCGGAATCCAATTAATTATAGTGATGAGTTATTAGAAAATACAAAAGCAGCTTTAGAGAGATTGAAAACCTCATATCAGAATTTGAAACATCGAATTGATGCTAGTACTAATTTAACGGAAAATGATCAGGAATGGATTGGTAAAATCAGCGATCTCCAGGGTGAATTTATTCGTGAAATGGATGATGATATTAATACTGCAAACGGCATTTCTGTCTTGTTTGAACTCTCAAAACAGGCAAATTATTACTTGTTGGAGAAAAATACATCTACAGAAGTAATCAACGCTTTTACGTCCTTATTTGAAAAGCTTTTTGGAGTATTGGGGCTTTCACTTGAAAATCAAGAATTGTTAGATATAGAAATTGAAACGTTAATTGAACAGCGGATTGAAGCAAGAAAAAATCGAGATTTCCAGCTGTCGGATCAAATTCGTGATCAATTAAAGGATATGAATATTATCTTAGAGGACACTCCGCAAGGAACTAGATGGAAAAGGGGTTAACTCATGCTTCAATATGAACGTGTCATTGATGAAAAACAGTTAAATAGTCTAGCCCTTGCCTATATGGGGGATGCTGTATTTGAAACGTACGTTCGTCATCATCTGTTGCAAACTGGTAAGGTCAGGCCGAATCAATTGCATAGAGAAGCGACCAACTATGTATCTGCTAAAGCACAGGCAATGGTCGCTCATCAATTTATCGAGGAAGCAATCCTTAGTGAAGATGAGATTGCTGTGTTAAAAAGAGGGCGAAATGCGAAATCCGGGAGTGTGCCCAAGAACACAGATGTGCAAACATATCGATACAGTACAGGATTTGAGGCATTAATTGGAACTTTATATTTATCCAAGAATGAAGTTCGGTTACAAGAATTAGTTAAGAAGGCTTTTCTTATTGTAGAAGAAAAGAAAGGAGGACGCATGTGATGAATTCAGATTACATTATTGGGAAAAACCCGGTCATTGAGGCACTTAAAGCAAACCGAGATATTAATAAAATTTTCATTGCAGAAGGTTCTCAAGGTGGGCAAATGCAACAGGTGACCAAATTAGCTAAAGAAAATAATGTGTTGGTACAACTTGTTCCAAAGAAGAAGATAGATCAAATGTCAGAAGGGAATCATCAAGGGGTTATTGCTGCGGTTGCTGCTTATCAATATGCTGAATTGGATGATTTGTTTGCTGCGGCAGATAAGAAAAATGAACCTCCTTTCTTTTTGCTTTTAGATGAAATTGAAGATCCACACAATTTAGGTTCAATTATGAGAACGGCTGATGCTGTTGGTGCACATGGTATTATTATTCCGAAACGGAGAGCAGTTGGGTTAACCTCTACAGTAGCCAAATCCTCTACCGGAGCCATCGAATATGTTCCTGTCGTACGGATCACTAATATGGCTCGAACGATCGACGATCTAAAAGACCGTGGGGTTTGGATTGCTGGAACGGATGCAGAGGGAAGCGAAGATTATCGTTCTTTCGACGGAAGTATGCCATTAGGTCTAGTAATTGGCAGTGAAGGGAAAGGGATGGGGCGGCTAATCCGTGAGAAATGTGACTTTTTGATTAATTTACCAATGGCCGGTCACGTTACATCACTAAATGCCTCTGTTGCTGCGGCGATCCTCATGTATGAGGTTTATCGAAAAAGACACGCTCTAGGGGAATGACCATGGACATCCTGATAGTGGACGGATATAACATTATTGGAGCTTGGCCAGAATTAATCGCCTTGAAAAAAAAGGACTTAGGTGCGGCTAGAGATTCTTTAGTGGAGAAAATGGCAGAATATCAAGCTTATACGGGATTTCAAGTGATTGTCGTTTTTGATGCCCATTATGTACAGGGAATCGAAAAAAAATACAATAATTATAAGGTTGAAGTCATTTTCACAAAAGAAAATGAATCTGCTGACGAAAGAATTGAGAAACTAGCGAGCAGCTTAAACAACCGTAGGACACAAATACATGTTGCCACCTCTGATTTAACAGAACAATGGGTTATTTTTGGTCAAGGGGCTTTAAGAAAGTCAGCAAGAGAACTGCTTAATGAAATGACCACGATACAGAAAAAAATTGAAACAAGTGTTAGGAATTTTCATGAAAAAAAACCAGTTTCTAAAATTCCTCTAAGTGACGAAATATCCAAAATTTTCGAAAAATGGCGCCGAGAACGATGACCAAAGGTTGACGCTTAAAAAAAACCTACTGTATAATATTTCTATCTATGCATGTGTGGTCGGGGGGATTTGCATGAGTACGGACTTCAGCACAAGAAATAATGAGCGGTATTTACAGCTTCAGGATGAAGAATTGGTCGAATTAGTGCACAATGGTGAGAGTGATGCACTAGATTACCTCATCCATAAATATCGAAATTTTGTACGGGCAAAAGCAAGATCCTATTTTTTAATTGGCGCTGATAAAGAGGATATTGTCCAAGAGGGAATGATTGGTTTGTATAAAGCCATTCGTGATTACCGTGAAGAAAAAATGACTTCCTTTAAAGCGTTTGCAGAATTATGTATTACAAGACAGATTATCACAGCGATAAAAACCGCCACCAGGCAAAAGCACATACCTTTGAATTCATATGTTTCATTGGATAAACCAATCTATGATGAAGAGTCAGATCGAACTTTAATGGACGTTCTTTCTGGGGCAAAAGTATTGGATCCAGAAGAACTGATAATTAACCAAGAGGAATTTGATCATATTGAGATTAAGATGAAAGAGCTATTAAGCGATCTTGAAAGAAAAGTTCTCGCATTATACTTGGACGGGCAATCATACCAGGAAATTTCTGAGGAACTAAATCGTCACGTGAAGTCAATCGATAATGCTCTCCAACGTGTGAAAAGGAAACTAGAAAGATATTTGGAGATTCGCGAGTTTTCGATTTGACAAAAATGGTATTTATTATGATAGGACAGTTTTGTGAATTTTTTGTCGCTTATTGACACGTATAACTTGACATGTTACATTTTTAAAGGAATAATAGGTGAATTTAGTAGGTGTTTTTATGCAGAAAAAAGTAATATTGGCTTGTGTGAGCTGTGGTTCGCGAAACTATACAACAATTAACAACAAAGAAACGCAAGTAAGACTCGAATTAAAGAAATTTTGTAAAACGTGTGGTATTCATACAATCCATCAGGAAACTAAATAATTGCTTTGTTATTATAGATAGACAGTTGGAGGTTACTTAATGCAACGCATAACTAAATTCTTCCGTGATGTAGTTCGTGAAACAAAAAAGGTCAGCTGGCCAAAACGTAAGGAATTAACCCGTTATACGATTACGGTTTTATCAACGGTTACATTTTTTGCACTCTTTTTTGCAGCGCTTGACTATGGAATTTCTGAATTGATTCGCTTAATTCTTGAATAACCCTTAGTATTCCATGGTATAATGGAAAATAATGCAGACATGTGGAAGCCCGGTTAACGGGTTTTTTCATTGTAAAAAAATGTACGTGTTAGTTTTGTTAAAAAGATTTTATTGATGGGGAGGGACGGACGAATTAGTCCTCTTGAATGGAAAAGAACTGGTATGTTGTTCATACTTACTCTGGTTATGAGAATAAAGTGAAGGCGAACTTAGAAAAGCGCGTTGAGTCCATGGGAATGGCAGACTTAATCTTTCGTGTAATTGTGCCTGAAGAAGAAGAAACGGATTTTAAAAATGGTAAGAAAAAAGTGGTAAAACGCAAAGTGTTCCCAGGCTATGTTCTTGTGGAAATTGTGATGACGGATGATTCTTGGTATGTTGTCCGCAATACACCTGGAGTTACAGGTTTTGTAGGTTCATCAGGATCAGGCTCGAAGCCGACTCCATTACTTGATGAAGAAGTTGTTGTAATTTTAAAACGGATGGGTGTCGAAGAGACTCGGATTGACATTAACTTTGAACTAGGAGAAACGGTTCGTGTTAAGGAAGGTCCATTTGCAAACTTTACGGGATCTATTGAAGAGATTGAAAAAGACAAGTCAAAATTAAAAGTACTTGTTAATATGTTCGGTCGGGATACGCCTGTGGAGCTTGATTTTACACAGATTGAAAAATTATAATTTGAAAGAACTTGAAATTGTCACGAAAAAGTGATAAAATTTCATAGGTCAATATGTCTCATCTAAGAGACAAGGCAAATGTCAAGTTCTTTATCTTAATATAAAGACTTTTCTATGAGTGGGAGGGAGAATTCCCTATTACCACATCACGGACTTTAAGGAGGTGTGTCTCGTGGCTAAAAAAGTAATTAAGTTAGTCAAATTACAAATCCCAGCTGGAAAAGCAAATCCAGCACCGCCGGTTGGTCCTGCATTGGGTCAAGCAGGTGTTAACATCATGGGATTCTGTAAAGAGTTTAATGCTCGTACAGCTGATCAAGCTGGCTTAATCATTCCTGTTGAAATTACGGTATTTGAGGACCGTTCATTTACATTTATTACGAAAACTCCTCCTGCTGCAGTTCTTTTGAAAGTAGCAGCTGGAATCAAGTCTGGTTCTGGTGAACCAAACCGTAATAAAGTAGCAACAGTTAAGCGTGCGACCGTACGCGAGATTGCTGAACAGAAAATGCCTGATCTTAACGCAGCTAGTGTTGAAGC of the Bacillus sp. 1NLA3E genome contains:
- a CDS encoding PIN/TRAM domain-containing protein; this translates as MLKRIIQACFLIIGGTLGIFLIPDLLKLINFDNIPLINNPYISAIFGALIFYLITFWAVDYFTDFMKWVEESLVRAPITDIIFGSVGLVFGLVVAFLIGFALNAIQVPVINTVAPILLTLLFGYLGYQVGFKKRDELSNLFSNKKKRAGDEESDKQELLTAMKILDTSVIIDGRIADICQTGFLEGTIVIPQFVLEELQHIADSSDVLKRNRGRRGLDILNRIQKELAIKVEIYEGDFEEIQEVDSKLVKLAKITNGVVVTNDFNLNKVCELQNVSVLNINDLANAVKPVVLPGEEMNVQVIKDGKEHNQGVAYLDDGTMIVVEDGRDYIGKRIDVLVTSVLQTSAGRMIFAKPKLLEKAL
- the ispD gene encoding 2-C-methyl-D-erythritol 4-phosphate cytidylyltransferase, with translation MGYQVVIPAAGQGKRMRAGKNKLLLPLNGIPVLIHTLLVFEEDEDCDGIVLAIQPSDELEFSKLIKKYKINKVLSFASGGNERQDSVYNALQAVKSEGIVLVHDGARPFIHEETIHLVTAAAQKDGAAVVAVPVKDTIKKVHDKKIVETVERSSLWAVQTPQAFRISILLDAHHCAQREGFLGTDEASLVERIPYSITIVEGSYDNIKLTTPEDLYFADAIIRKRQSIGR
- the ispF gene encoding 2-C-methyl-D-erythritol 2,4-cyclodiphosphate synthase, whose translation is MFRIGQGFDVHQLTEGRPLIIGGIAIPYEKGLLGHSDADVLLHTIADALLGAIGAGDIGKHFPDTDPAFKNADSAHLLEHVYQIVKEAGYEVVNADCTIIAQKPKMAPYIEPMKSRIAEILQVANNQINVKATTTEKLGFAGREEGIAAQAVVLLKRVL
- the gltX gene encoding glutamate--tRNA ligase, with the translated sequence MSKNIRVRYAPSPTGHLHIGNARTALFNYLFARNLGGKFIIRIEDTDQKRNIEGGEQSQLKYLKWLGMDWDESIDVGGEYGPYRQSERNDIYEKHFNDLLEKGQAYKCYCTEAELEAEREEQTAKGDTPAYSGKCRHLTEEDRAKLEAEGRKPSIRFLVPQGKVYSFDDMVKGVVSFESEGIGDFVIVKKDGIPTYNFAVTVDDYLMDISHVLRGDDHISNTPKQLMIYEALGWEPPVFGHMTLIVNESRKKLSKRDESIIQFIEQYEQLGYIPEALFNFIALLGWSPTGEEEIFSKEELIEIFDAKRLSKSPALFDQLKLTWMNNQYMKKVELDQTVSLALPHLINAGLVKEQMDEQESQWVRSLISLYQDQMSYGAEIVELSKLFFKEDVTYDEEAMSVISEEQVPEVLKAFIEKIAELPELSAPEISASIKAVQKETGHKGKKLFMPIRVAATGQTHGPDLPKAIALIGKENIIKRFNNILSK
- the cysE gene encoding serine O-acetyltransferase; the protein is MEESFIDLTKGESAMFKVLKEDLEVIFEQDPAARTYVEVILTYSGLHAIWSHRLAHGLYKRKLYFIARVISQISRFFTGIEIHPGATIGRRFFIDHGMGVVIGETCEIGNNVTVYQGVTLGGTGKEKGKRHPTVKDNALIATGAKVLGSITIGENSKIGAGAIVLNDVPQNSTVVGIKGRVVVQDGVRIKKDLNYKDLPDPIADRFKELSDEIERLKEELDVLHKERSH
- the cysS gene encoding cysteine--tRNA ligase produces the protein MTIQIYNTLTRKKEEFVPIEPGKIKMYVCGPTVYNYIHIGNARPAIVFDTVRRYFEFRGFDVQFISNFTDVDDKLIKAAKTLGEDVPTIANRFIDAYFEDVSALGCKQANVHPRVTENMDIIIDFISELVDKGFAYESAGDVYFRTRKFEGYGKLSHQSIDELKVGARIDVGEKKQDDLDFALWKAAKAGEIAWESPWGMGRPGWHIECSAMAKKYLGDTIDIHAGGQDLTFPHHENEIAQSEALSGKPFARYWMHNGYINIDNEKMSKSLGNFVLVHDIIKKHAPEVVRFFMLSVHYRNPINYSDELLENTKAALERLKTSYQNLKHRIDASTNLTENDQEWIGKISDLQGEFIREMDDDINTANGISVLFELSKQANYYLLEKNTSTEVINAFTSLFEKLFGVLGLSLENQELLDIEIETLIEQRIEARKNRDFQLSDQIRDQLKDMNIILEDTPQGTRWKRG
- a CDS encoding Mini-ribonuclease 3, whose translation is MLQYERVIDEKQLNSLALAYMGDAVFETYVRHHLLQTGKVRPNQLHREATNYVSAKAQAMVAHQFIEEAILSEDEIAVLKRGRNAKSGSVPKNTDVQTYRYSTGFEALIGTLYLSKNEVRLQELVKKAFLIVEEKKGGRM
- the rlmB gene encoding 23S rRNA (guanosine(2251)-2'-O)-methyltransferase RlmB; amino-acid sequence: MNSDYIIGKNPVIEALKANRDINKIFIAEGSQGGQMQQVTKLAKENNVLVQLVPKKKIDQMSEGNHQGVIAAVAAYQYAELDDLFAAADKKNEPPFFLLLDEIEDPHNLGSIMRTADAVGAHGIIIPKRRAVGLTSTVAKSSTGAIEYVPVVRITNMARTIDDLKDRGVWIAGTDAEGSEDYRSFDGSMPLGLVIGSEGKGMGRLIREKCDFLINLPMAGHVTSLNASVAAAILMYEVYRKRHALGE
- a CDS encoding NYN domain-containing protein → MDILIVDGYNIIGAWPELIALKKKDLGAARDSLVEKMAEYQAYTGFQVIVVFDAHYVQGIEKKYNNYKVEVIFTKENESADERIEKLASSLNNRRTQIHVATSDLTEQWVIFGQGALRKSARELLNEMTTIQKKIETSVRNFHEKKPVSKIPLSDEISKIFEKWRRER
- the sigH gene encoding RNA polymerase sporulation sigma factor SigH produces the protein MSTDFSTRNNERYLQLQDEELVELVHNGESDALDYLIHKYRNFVRAKARSYFLIGADKEDIVQEGMIGLYKAIRDYREEKMTSFKAFAELCITRQIITAIKTATRQKHIPLNSYVSLDKPIYDEESDRTLMDVLSGAKVLDPEELIINQEEFDHIEIKMKELLSDLERKVLALYLDGQSYQEISEELNRHVKSIDNALQRVKRKLERYLEIREFSI
- the rpmG gene encoding 50S ribosomal protein L33: MQKKVILACVSCGSRNYTTINNKETQVRLELKKFCKTCGIHTIHQETK
- the secE gene encoding preprotein translocase subunit SecE; this encodes MQRITKFFRDVVRETKKVSWPKRKELTRYTITVLSTVTFFALFFAALDYGISELIRLILE
- the nusG gene encoding transcription termination/antitermination protein NusG; this encodes MEKNWYVVHTYSGYENKVKANLEKRVESMGMADLIFRVIVPEEEETDFKNGKKKVVKRKVFPGYVLVEIVMTDDSWYVVRNTPGVTGFVGSSGSGSKPTPLLDEEVVVILKRMGVEETRIDINFELGETVRVKEGPFANFTGSIEEIEKDKSKLKVLVNMFGRDTPVELDFTQIEKL
- the rplK gene encoding 50S ribosomal protein L11, with translation MAKKVIKLVKLQIPAGKANPAPPVGPALGQAGVNIMGFCKEFNARTADQAGLIIPVEITVFEDRSFTFITKTPPAAVLLKVAAGIKSGSGEPNRNKVATVKRATVREIAEQKMPDLNAASVEAAMRMVEGTARSMGIVIED